Below is a window of Penaeus vannamei isolate JL-2024 chromosome 34, ASM4276789v1, whole genome shotgun sequence DNA.
attattttaatgattatcatcatattatgattgttttcattatcattgttatcatcattttgttattatctattattgttatcattgttgttattatcattattatcattgttattgttgtaattacagATCCCACTGttgtattgctattagtattattagtactatttcaatattgtaattattatcattattattttataatcattatcattattgtttttgttaccatattatcattatcctcatagttactattactattggtattatcatcatcattattactgatattattattatcattatcattatgatcattattgttattcttatcattaacagtatcgttctgattattgttattattgtcattatttttgttattatcattatcatctttatcaatatcattattatcaatattatctttgcttataattatcgttactatcataattattgttatcatgacaaCTATTTATATTAAGTTTATTTTCTagtacctttattgttatttttgttatcatttctatcctatcattatcattattttttattgttgttttctttttctattatcattatcattattattatcattgtttttgttgctgtcatcattcctattattatcattcttattattactattatcattattatcattgctattaccctcatgattatatttatcaatctacagATTAtgactattaatgctattattattagtgtcaccactaacatcaacatcttcatcactatcttcatgatGGTCATAGTAtttttcactgttattgttatcatctttttcatcattatcaaaatctccTTCATCAATagcattgtgatcattatcataattccattatcattttcagtagcaACATTAACAAGACCATCTCAAACATCATTgctagtaccattatcatcaattatattactgatattatttccCTATCCAGTTTTTTACTTTTCAATTACCCTAGCGTGCAAATGACTGCCGAGATGATGAAGCATACACAGGTACAAATAACATAAAATGTATTATAAAAGGGAACAATTTACGAATAAATAATCATGGAAGGAAAGGCGATGAAGTGACATGTCAGCGACCCGTCAGGAAGGTCCTTGGCGCAGGGTCTGGGAAAGGCGTTCCTACAGAGGGGCAGGGGAGCCCGCCGCCCACACGTCCTCTGAAATCAAAAGATAACTTTTCATATGCAgaagatgaatgaattaaaaaTCTGTTGAATTATCTGGGTTTGTATTGTTCATGATGTGAGTGAGgattaaatgtaaacatatatatatacggaaaaacTGTGTGCAAAGCTCACCTGGGTATCCATAGCTGGCGTTGGCATCGTATGAGGCCAGAGTCTGTTGCATCATGGATACGTTGCATCCTCTCATAGCCATCTCCATCTTTAAGTTCTtaatctcttcttctgttttcttaagACCAAGTCTCATCTgtatttcctccctctcatccttatctctcttctttttctgctttatcGCCAGCTGCCTGCGCTTCTCCAGTGCGGGGTCGTCTTGTTTCGGCCAGTCGTACATCTTGACTTTGCGTTGTTTGCCGCCGCCCGAGACGGACAGGGGCGGCGAGGGGGAGAGGCCGCCCCCGACCGCCGCCCCTTCCAAGTAGTCGTCTGCGCCAAAAGCAAGCGCCTCCGAACCCCGGAACAGACTCGCCTCAGCACCGTCCGCCTGTCCGTACGGATACGAATGGTCGTCATACGAGGCCGAATGGAGGCCCTGTACGCTCTCCGTCGTGCCATGAGGCCACATCTGAGGCTCGCCCAGAGACCCGTTATAGCCGCCCTCCACGTAATACGGACCACAGTTACCAACAGAATACCCGTCCTGGCCAAAGCCACTGTAGTAGCCTCCTTCGTAAGCTGGCTCCATGCTTGAGAAACGCCACAGGCCAGATACCACTTCTTTCGGCTGCTGTCCAATCGACCTGTGGAGCAAGTCACAGGAGAAGGCCCCTTTTAACGCACGGGGACGATAGCTTCTAGGAAGCTCCAACACTCTTTCTGTAAAGTCGACGTTTGGTTTCCTCGACGCCGCCGCGTCAACAGTAAGCCCTTGGGAACCACCGGCCTCAACAACGTTCCTTATCCTGCCCAGCAGTCATCCACCTGCCGCCGGGCCTTGCGCTTCCCTCGTGTGTCTGAAGCAACATGTTCGTGTTTATTTATACTACCACGTCCCTATAAATACGTTTAAAAATGTAAATGTTTGTCGAAACCGTTCATGGAATGCGTAAAAACGTGCGTGATAAAATACTCGACGGTAGTCAATAGGAAAAGAGTTGCTAAACACAAAtgggatattactattattatccgtcactatttttgttaatgttccttttatcttcctcttacggttatattcctctctctctctcttatatatacacaccacatatatgtgtgtgtgtgaatgcatatgtttcttttcccctctctatctttctctctctataaatatacatatatatatgtgtatatatatatatatatatatatatatatatatgtgtgtgtgtgtgtgtgtgtgtgtgtgtgtgtatgtgtgtgtgtgtgtgtgtgtgtgtgtgtgtgtaaaatatatatatatatatatatatatatatatatatatatatatatatatatatatatatatgtataaacatatgtatatctgtgtggacgtgtgtctatgtgtgtatttatatatatatatatatatatatatatatatatatatatatatatatatatacatatgtctgcgtatacataaatatatatgcatatatatatacgtgtgtatatatatatacgtggatgtCGGTAcgggtgtttgtgtatggatgagtgagtgggtgggtgtgtatgtgggtataaatgtgcgtatatacaagtatatatgtgtgtgtgtgtgttacatcaattatcaactttattgttattaatgttatcattattactattcaatatatatatatatatatatatatatatatatatatatatcataattctaTTTGCGCCGTCCTTCCGCCCTACATTTTATGCCTGAAATCCTGTTTCATGTGAGTGTGGATTCCAAGACTCTCCATTTTGATATAAGATGGATGTCTTATGCCTGAAACCATGTCCCACGTGACTGGAATATgctcatttctatttttgttttaatatcatcagttattatcaccgtcattagtattagtattggtcttatcattattactattattattattattattattataattatacgaggcattatcattgtcatcatcttcataatcatcattatttgtagttgtatcattatcgttattactacttttattagtgttgttgttgctttttccttcttgtttttatcattatcattcttattatcattatgatcataactatcaatactattattcttatgattataaatatcacttatcattactattactattattattatcactgtcattattattatgaaaatatcattatcattacttttactattattatcattatcattatttttatcattatcattattgctataa
It encodes the following:
- the LOC138868057 gene encoding uncharacterized protein — encoded protein: MEPAYEGGYYSGFGQDGYSVGNCGPYYVEGGYNGSLGEPQMWPHGTTESVQGLHSASYDDHSYPYGQADGAEASLFRGSEALAFGADDYLEGAAVGGGLSPSPPLSVSGGGKQRKVKMYDWPKQDDPALEKRRQLAIKQKKKRDKDEREEIQMRLGLKKTEEEIKNLKMEMAMRGCNVSMMQQTLASYDANASYGYPEDVWAAGSPAPL